The region tatttcttaaaaatatatatgattaaataaatatatttttgatgTCAACTCAAAacttgtttatattttattaataatatgaatataaacttaattattaattatattttattatatttaatctttcaatctatttaattttagggttttatttgaTACTCTCTATTTTGGAAAGATcaaacctatttcatttaaacttttcataatatatatgttttgagAGAATACACAATCAACTAAGACAATAACACATctatttatcaaaaaaatttaaaaatttcaaaggaaTATTATTTTGCTAATAACTATATGATTATCTGGAGCATCAAATATTAACCAGCTTTCCAACAGAAGCATAGAACCGTAGGATGACAAAAATTCATGAAATCAGCTAAAGGGAATTGGATGAAAAACGAATAAAACAACAAAGGCTACTCAACAAATGGATATATTGAGAGCAGTGATTGATTGTTTAACAAATGTTTAGCATACGAGAGTGGTCCAAAATGGAGCTCCACAGGACACGAGAGATTCCTAGCTAGGAGGAGGGGTATTTGAAACTTGCATGGGCATGAAGGAGGCAAAGTCCCAGCATAAAATCCTCTATTTTGTGAACTTTTATGGTTTTGTTGAGGGGACATAAGGCTGAAATTAAGGTAACCATGCAATCTCAAACACAACAAACAAGCATATCCCCCCTTACTTAATTCCACTAAACAAATAACCCCCTTGAAAACCTACCCATCAAAAGGAATTTTGGGGAACAAAATACTAAGGTCTATCACTCTTTCCTATACTTCAATCACAAAGAAGAAAAGACAgcatcaaatatttaaaaaaattttaaaaaaaagagcacAAATAAAAAGAGACAAACAATCCCATATGATGGTTCAAaagtttgaaacttttttttctttctctcaatgGAATAAATTAAGGTATTTTTGGCAAACATTAGTGGATTTAAAGAAAGATCCCTTTTGGttacacaatttaattaaaaagcaATAAGATTTAATGCTATATAAAGAcgaaaaaagggggaaaaaaccCATTATGTCAATGTATTTCGTTACCCGATCCGACCCGACCTGGGTTTTTGAAGATGGAGGAACACCATGGCCTTAGCTTCCCTTGAAAGAGATGTTTCTTGCAAAAGAATTTTTCATGCAACGTATATGCTATAGCCATGCATGCATAGTGAGGGTTTTGGGATTTGATTTTAACGTCACTGTAACAGGAGCTGGGTTAAATGTATATAGCTAGCGCCATGAAGATACAGAGAAAAGGGGACGATTTTGCCAACCTAGGAAAAAACAATTGTTGACAATTTGAAGTTGATAACCCTCAGAAGGATAATGGAGTCTAAGAAGAAGCTTAGCTTGTGAATGTGCAAATGGACTCAATGGAACATTGATAAACCCTGAGCTTCTAAGGATCACTTCCCATGTCTCCAATCTCTCGTGCCGTTCTCTTCGATTCTCGCCTTCGGCCGCCACTATATCGACTATTTCCCGGCCGAACCATATTTGTTCCACCGCGAGTCTTTCTCGGCTATTAGGCGGCAACGTTGCTTCCAAAGAATCAAAGATGGCGGTGTAATAGTCCAAGGCCTCAACGAACCTTTGTAAGAAGAGTGGGTGGTTGTGGTTAGCTTCCCTTTCGGCGACGGTCACCACGGTGGGGTTTAAGGCCTTCATGTGGTGGAGGAAGAGACGGATATCACGAGAATCGTCTTTTAACAACCGTTGGAGATACAACATGCAGTTAACAGCTAGTGCTTCGTCGGGTAGGATCGTGACCATGGAAGTAAAATTAGTAGCTATCCATGTTGGATCTTCATTAAGGACTAAAAGCGGGTGGAACTCGAACCTGAGACCTAATGATTGTGCGAATTTAAAAAGACGGTCGCCGGTTCGGTGAAGAATGTTGAGATCGTGTCCGGTTCCAGTAATTCGAAGCATCGGCGGTGGGTGGTGAGTGTTGGCTGATCGTTCCGCTAACGCTTGCATCAACGGCGGCCATTGTACACCGTGCATGATGTCGAAATCAATAATATGTATACATTGTTGCCCTACTTGTATAGCTTCAAGAATGGCTTGATTAGCTGTTAAATGAGCAAATCTAATGAACGGAGTTATTTGATTCAAAGAAAGATAACATGACTGTAACGACGGATCAATGTCGTAATTCACCGGACCGGCGGTACTCGTTATCGGAAAGCTAATATCATTCATCATCCTCATCAAGCTCGAACCTGCAAGGCCATGGTGGTGATGGTGGTGGTGAAGACGATTGATTCGAAGAGAAAGCGCTCTAACAAACTGGTAAACGAGCCGCTCAATGGAGTCGCCGGAAGGCGATGACGAGGAGGATAAAATAGACAAAAGGCGAATGGCAGCCGGGAAATCAGATTGAGAAACAAGCTCCGCGCAACTGATAAGTAATTGACGCATCTTTAACGGTGTCTGCCGCCGCTGCTGACGGTGTTGGTGGTGTAGATCTGAAGCTACGAATAAAAATAAaccctcttcttcttcttgatCAATGAATGGTGAAATCAATAAACTCAACATAGGTGTGTCAAATCAGTAATGAACACAAAGCTTGAAAACcgatatatatacatacgtatataagcaaaaactatagcagatgctatatatatataaatagggaTATGCTATAATGCTGAGATAGGGGATATATAAGGACAAAGGAGTAAGGAAGTGGGGTCTGAAGAAGCTTAAAATTGTGGtggttatggtttagggttttttaacgTAAAGttagtgatgatgatgatgatacagAGAGAGTTCGTATGATGGAACATTATCTGCCAAACAACAGGGAACCAAACTGATACTGGTAGTAGTCACTAATGCAAAATAGTAGGCCTAGTGGTGTGTTGAtatcccccccccccccaaacaatataaataatatatgagaTTAATTATGGGGGCTAATTAATGGCTAGTTATTGACTTTGTTAGTATTTCTTAATTTGGAGTGTTTTTAGGGTTTGAATATTATaagttttgtttattattttggaagttttaaagtattttatttgATTATAGAAAGTAAATCATCGAAAATGATATGAATCTGAAATAACTTGAATATGAGGTGATTTAAACTCAAAATGATCTTAATAAGTAATTTGAAATGATTCGAGTTTAAAGTGATTCGAAACCCATTAATGAACTTACCATAAAATCTTGAATAACTTGAACTAACTCAAACTAAAATGACATGAAAAATTTTAAGCCCAAATTGACCTTGATCATTTCAAATTTAAACCTAACCTAGTTTTACCATAGAAGTTAATGGCTCGAACCCATCCAGCTCAACGATCTAAAATTGAAATGATTTGAAACCGAAATAATCTAAACCCTAGATGACCAAAACTCGAAATGATTCAAACAAGTAACTTGAATTGACTAGAACTCAAAATGATTTGAAACTTGTAATGAACTTACCTAAAAGAGTCGAGTCTCGAACTAGAATGACTCAAACTAAAGTTACCCTAAAATTTTAAGCTCGAACTTAACCCAATCAATTTGTATTTAAACTCGACCTAATTCAAATTTACCATAAAAATCAACAATCTGAACCTAAATTAACAACTTGAACTCAAAacgatttgaaatttaaaatgatCTGAACTTGAAACAACTTGAAATCAAAATGATATCTAAACAATAAACTTGAAATGATTTGAACCTAAATTGATTAAAacctaaaataattcaaaaccCATAATGAGCTTATCCAAAAAAATCCATTACTCAAACTCGAATGACACAAACTCAAATTAACCCAATTTTAAATCCACCTGAATGACTCAAACCAAAATGATCCCTCGAAATTGATACAACCCAAATCTAATTCCACCCATACAAGTCTAGTCTCCTTGTCATCAAACTAAAAGCTTGTTGGTTCTCAATAAATGAGTGGAAAATCAATCTCAACAACATTGATTCATAGTTGTATTGCTTAGGAAAGAAATTGGTTTGTACTTTGAATACTATACTAGGCGTTACTAATGCATGGAAAATGACTCGCATGTTCCACCACTATACATTTAGTACTATAGACTAGAGGAATTAATGCTCACAAGTAGAGCCGTACGTCTTTAATGCCTAATCAGGAAACGCTACATCTACAAACAAAACAATCAACCCTAAACGGTGTTCATTAATCGAAATGGTGTGATGGATTAAGTTGACATGATAttatacatatgtgataatatatttaccgtataaaatttaagaaacaacaaaatttaatgaTTAGCATTTAGATTAGGACCaaagttttgaaatttgaaaaatataaatattaaagttgcAACTTACGCACAATTAGCCCCACAGCCCAATTTAAACTTACTTTTCTTTAATCCGAtcattttagtctttatattttttaaattttgaaaactctAATTCAAATTATAGCCATTAAATCTATTAACTGAAATAATGTACCTCTTTTGCGAGTGCTATATAGAATTAGGAAGTTGATATGATATTATACATTGTGATAGTATGTTTATTGCATAAAATTTaagaaacaacaaaatttaacagTTACCTTCTAGGCTAAgactaaaattatgaaatttaaatagtaTAAAAGCTAAAAGAGATTAAACTACAGAAACTAAACTCATAACAAAcatataatacaaaaataatgtaACAATTCTAGGtaaagtaccatggaggctcctgtactaggagtcagattgcatttcgcctcctctactaaaaaattgaataaattggtaTTTAtgcattagatcaaagagcaatttagttttgttaaaaatttcatccatttgcaATGTTAAAAACTGACGTGGTTGACGGAATAACCAAACAGTGAGACGTGATGTACCACGTATATCGCATTTTGACGTATagtaactaatttttaataataaaaatggataaaattttcaaCAGAAGAAATAATgagataaaaacaaaatataattagaCTCTTTATATAAAAACTTTCATGATACTTGTaccataattatatataattaatcaactaatttgtgctttaaaaataaaaatgtaagaaGAGGGTACGAGAATGTTTTTACACATAGATAGAACAAGAGACTTTAGAGAGAGAagaggtgtatatatatatgtataggcaGAGAGAGAAAGCagatggaaaaagaaagaaaatggaaaagacaAAGAGCAGGGTAAAAGAGAAGGATATTTTGAtccctcttttttctttcttctttttctctctcacTCACACTGTCTGCTATAATAAATTCAAGACACGCAAAGCCTTAAATGCGGAATTACATTACATATGCGGCACTGCCATTTTAACGCTGACACCTGTTTTTTCCTTACTTGTCCGCTTCTTGGATTCGCTCACCTCACCTCCACCCCCCTCCACCAACCCCACCCCCCTCTCATGTATGCTTCTTGGTCTCTTTCAAGCTCTCCTTCGCCAAGGATGAAAATGAATCATCATATCTACATTCTACAATGGAACATTGGGTTTTcgttcttttattaaaaaaaagaaaaaggagttgACATTTAACAACAGTGTATATGTTTATGATGCATGCAATGGGCAATGGGCAATGGGCAATGGCTGTATTTTGTTTTGCTTGAAACACAGTCACTTACTTGCTGGGGAAGGGTATCAAACGATGGCCATTTTGGTGTCAGCATTCAGTATAAAACAGTATTCAGAGAAATTGGTAATTAGCACAAGCAACCCCTCTCTCCTCATTGTGCTTCAAAAGGGGTGGTGAGGGGGGTTCCACTCTTTTTGTCCCCATTGGCATTAGGTTGTGACCACGCGCACGTGCGTGTAAAATGGCTGctttatttccatttttatgaagCAGCTGGGGTACAGTTACAGTAAGCAGCATTAGAATTTTGGGTAGCGTATAGCATCTTCACATGCAAATGAATGAGAGAGAGAGGGGCATAGATAGCAATAAGTGAAAGGTAAAAGAGTGTTTGTGCAAGTCTAATGGCCAAAAAGGCAAATCCCAGAGACTACTTTAATGTTGAAACCATGCATCCATTTCCATGGAACATCACCTTtcctatttattattataccctttctctttctctctctcacacacacacacacactctctctctctctttttttaatgtATATTCCTTTTGATATCTGGATTTGATGTCACACTAAAGAGAATTATCATGTTATAGAAGATAGGCAAATTGTTGATTGTTAAAAgcatattaactaatttaatgatTGTTGGGTTAAGTAATAAATAAGTGTTCAAAATCATCGGAGTCTAGAaatgtaatttcacaattttaatagtttatatctttataattttttaaggattaaattaaaatttttatcattttttgaggGGTAtagtataattttactattactaatttaaaattttataaattgtaaatgagcttacatgaaaaattttctattttctggGGCTGAGGCCTTGCTGGCCCCCTTGGCTTTGCCactgttaaaaataataaataggtaagagctacttatcacttaatgaaGAATACCCCATGCTACTCGGGTCAGAGCGTAAGCTAGTGATGCTTTCGGCTACTGGACTATCGCCATCTTAGGTTCGGCACTTCACCGCTTCGCCTATAAGCACGACGCTTTTATTGTTCTCCCACAACCCCGTTAAgttaatttactttatttatttattttgaatatcttattaattatatgatcatttaaattacttattttatttaagatattGAATTCGAATTTCACATTGTTCtcgatttagtatttattttttagatttataatatttatatttattaagcGTATACtttattccaaatttttaatatgtataaaatttaaggatacaaatgtaaaataaaaactttcataatttaaaatttaaaattatcaaataatttaattatattctatgcttaatTTTAAGCAACATACCAAACGgatttcataattcaaattcaacaatTAACCTTTTCACACTTAATTTTTTCAAtacttaattttcaatttatcaaacaacacttaagtttcaagtttgaattttatagataaaaaaaatgttgGAAGAGCTTGCCGATAAATCTCTAagagttagattacattttgcTTTCTCTACtgaaaaataggtaaattaatccACGTACATTGGATCAAAAAGTAAAATAGTTattcttgttaaaaatttcattcatttctactgttaaaaattgaaaCAACTGACGAAATAATGCCATAGGTGTACTTCATGTTGACGTACAATGATTGATTTTTAACAGTAACAATGGTTGAAATTGTTAACAAAAGGACCAACTTGCTTTTCGATTTAACgtataaagactaatttgtcCATTCTTTTAAGTAAATGGgataaaatataatctgactcCTGATATAAGAACCTCTATAATACTTTTATCCATAGTAGAattattttagttcaattttcatattgTTTTAGAGTAAATTCTAGCCTTCGaagctatttttttattaaattgcaaatggtgaaaatttaaatattgaatttaaattataaaatctgtttggtatattttttaaatttaaatgtggaatataattaaaatatttaataaatgtaattttttaaaattttaaaggtaaagTGTTTAAAGGATaatattaatagaaataaaataaaataagaaagaatctttttttttttaccttaagtGATAAATAACTTCTTATCTATTTATCATTTTCCAcgctttttctttgaaaaaaaattattatttaattttttattataaattatcaaAAGTACTTAAAAATTAATCTCCTGAAAATAGAGATAAATATTAACTTTGTGCATGAACTTTAGTCAAATGTGTAATTTAATACATGAATTTTCATTTAGtataattatacacatgaaacttaaattatggttcgtatctataaataaaattttgattttgattcaattgtggaaatatatacatttattttaatactggattaatataattatttgtgtatgcaatatgCCAATCTAAGATGTTGCTAATTCGATAATGTTGCTAGTGATTTGTAAAAAccgaatcaaattaaaatttcatgtatgaaATCGcagaaaatcaaagtttatgtataacattatacattaaatcaaaattcatgtataattttaatatttatccttttacttacacattttattttatagattCACGGGTGTTGTAAGGATCTTTTTCCCCTATAATTTAAGGACTATGGCAAGACAGTAAAGCTGAGCTTCACGGAATAATGATGGTATGATactatgtttatttattaattaaagaaatgaaaaataaatttattgattattttattttatttttaaataatatatttaaaaaaatatcaaagggaaaaataattttctttttattttgctatcaaatgatgtataattatttttttttaaaaataattcgtTTAATTTTATTAACAGGCGTACGAGAATAAGTGTCCATAAAATACATCTGAAACAACTAATAAAAATTGGtaagtaagaaagaaaataattttctgaaGAAACCAACTAGAAAACCCCCTTCCAAGTTACCAAGAGaggaaaatttaacaaataaaaaaaaaatcctcaATCTAAAGAACAAGATCTAGATATACAGAAGCTCATGATGGCTGTATGAAATGGCGGTCTAATGCTGCAAGATGAATGACCCCTAAAGACGGTCCTGCTTGCTTgacattaatttaaattaatcaatGCTAGAACTTAAATAAttatcataaatttaatttaattttataatcaataaaatatattattactacattttgtaaataaaaaataattaaaaactccaGAGGGGTTTAGTGCTGGTTAAGACAAAACTTCAACCTTGAACATTAAAGCTAAAACCCAATCCATATTCTAAAATGATCTTAAAGAACAAAGTAACTTAAAACAACAGCTATTCATGCATAAACCAAGAACAAGTGTGATAAAGAAAAAGctgaaataaatcattaaaatcaaTACAATAGTTGTTGAATCTTGCAAGTTAGTGTTTCAATAATAGTAATTACTGTCACTATAACTGTTAACAAACTGTTGATATTCTCCATTGCTGACTGTCTTGGACTGTACTGCAATTGAGCAAATGTCCTTCACTTGTTATCCCTTCAATTCCTCCCCCAATCAACCATATGATGCTATGCTTTCTTTTCTAAGCTGTAAATGAC is a window of Gossypium hirsutum isolate 1008001.06 chromosome D08, Gossypium_hirsutum_v2.1, whole genome shotgun sequence DNA encoding:
- the LOC107919721 gene encoding scarecrow-like protein 18 (The RefSeq protein has 1 substitution compared to this genomic sequence), coding for MLSLLISPFIDQEEEEGLFLFVASDLHHQHRQQRRQTPLKMRQLLISCAELVSQSDFPAAIRLLSILSSSSSPSGDSIERLVYQFVRALSLRINRLHHHHHHHGLAGSSLMRLMNDISFPITSTAGPVNYDIDPSLQSCYLSLNQITPFIRFAHLTANQAILEAIQVGQQCIHIIDFDIMHGVQWPPLMQALAERSANTHHPPPMLRITGTGHDLNILHRTGDRLFKFAQSLGLRFEFHPLLVLNEDPTWIATNFTSMVTILPDEALAVNCMLYLQRLLKDDSRDIRLFLHHMKALNPTVVTVAEREANHNHPLFLQRFVEALDYYTAIFDSLEATLPPNSRERLAVEQIWFGREIVDIVAAEGENRRERHERLETWEVILRSSGFINVPLSPFAHSQAKLLLRLHYPSEGYQLQIVNNCFFLGWQNRPLFSVSSWR